A genomic region of Desulfosarcina ovata subsp. ovata contains the following coding sequences:
- a CDS encoding HEPN domain-containing protein, whose protein sequence is MLHSIGTIEIKKYDDSITSGCTDVNDLLDTIKKEYANSLVIMGTEMGSRAAAKERLYHNAELSLSVLRLYTCALYRQAIQGVNIRLLDDCFTTYKPVTTFGWTEPGKSLSFTKHFGSIQNFKIDPNILNHLKNDLFFNKISTLIGKQDRNELEEAVVKSLHWIGEAQKDKSRSSAWIKLWSCLECFFTIGRKKISERNARGIAAILVFGGYRHEQYDDYNGLKKKIKEYYGLRSKIVHRAEYTHIGSIQLSELAYIVAWVIITMASLLDKGYQTLSKVREQSDRLDRISTRKAAAESN, encoded by the coding sequence ATGCTCCACTCCATTGGGACCATAGAGATCAAGAAGTATGATGACTCGATAACTTCGGGATGCACAGATGTAAATGACCTACTCGACACAATAAAAAAGGAATATGCCAACAGCCTGGTTATAATGGGAACAGAAATGGGCAGCAGAGCCGCAGCAAAGGAGCGGTTATATCACAATGCAGAGCTATCGCTTTCTGTATTAAGGCTTTATACCTGCGCACTCTATCGCCAAGCCATCCAAGGAGTCAATATCCGGCTGTTGGACGACTGCTTCACAACCTATAAACCTGTGACTACCTTCGGATGGACAGAACCTGGCAAGAGCCTGAGCTTCACAAAGCATTTCGGTTCCATCCAGAATTTCAAGATAGATCCGAATATACTTAATCATCTTAAAAATGATCTATTCTTCAATAAGATATCTACGCTGATAGGAAAACAGGACCGGAATGAGCTTGAAGAGGCGGTGGTCAAGTCGCTACACTGGATCGGTGAGGCACAGAAGGACAAATCACGATCCTCCGCCTGGATCAAGTTGTGGTCCTGTTTGGAGTGTTTCTTTACTATTGGAAGGAAAAAGATATCAGAACGGAATGCGCGGGGGATTGCCGCAATATTGGTTTTTGGTGGATATAGGCATGAACAGTATGACGACTATAACGGACTCAAGAAAAAGATAAAGGAATATTATGGATTGAGATCAAAAATCGTCCATCGTGCAGAGTATACCCACATCGGGAGCATACAGCTTTCTGAGCTAGCATATATTGTCGCATGGGTGATTATCACAATGGCATCCCTGCTGGATAAGGGGTACCAGACCCTATCAAAGGTTCGGGAGCAGAGTGACAGGCTGGATAGGATAAGTACAAGAAAGGCAGCTGCCGAATCAAACTGA
- a CDS encoding AIPR family protein, whose translation MSINVSIIDQRVRKLAEDLAAEFEERLNIKGDEVRQRSTAFVFLSVKTVLDLPAEEALDCITEGGNDFGIDALHVGDVEDGEFVVTLFQGKYKKKLTGDSNFPQSGVEKVIQAIKFLFDPDSGFTTNPQLTLLIEEIRSLVRDGYIPRVRVVLCNNGLKWSDAAQQLIEGTGLPDDQIGWEHVNHDELVRLLQAAKQVDDTLRLAGKAIIEDLDYCRVLIGKIPVREIEVLFNRHGDLLLERNVRRFLGLQGNRVNQGINHTLRAAAERENFYFYNNGITLLCRKFTYNALQGENYQVRAEGLQIINGGQTCKTIQRTLAELAGADANMEKAFVLIRLYQLPSESADLIRSITFATNSQNPIDLRDLRSNDYKQKNLETAIDDLGFVYHRHRSEASLGTRDISSAIAAVAVLSVWRERPHQAKFYGREHFGKLYDTIFTDNLNGAQAIIATLLFRFAENKRRRPPDGTPDFVAYASCFLAMLMGRFLLSDLGISLYQLDHRKFNNAKSIVDQNNEVYYQRAVQMIGDAIPRLYGNQHVSLQRLAATFRRGDLLEALAQGEGGA comes from the coding sequence ATGAGTATCAATGTCAGCATTATCGATCAACGTGTTAGAAAGCTGGCTGAGGACCTCGCTGCCGAGTTCGAGGAAAGGCTGAACATCAAAGGTGATGAGGTCAGACAGCGCTCTACGGCTTTTGTGTTTCTCTCGGTCAAGACCGTATTAGATCTTCCTGCCGAGGAAGCCTTGGATTGCATTACCGAAGGGGGAAATGATTTTGGTATCGATGCGCTACATGTGGGCGATGTCGAAGACGGCGAGTTTGTGGTGACATTGTTCCAGGGAAAATACAAGAAAAAGTTGACAGGTGATTCGAACTTCCCTCAGTCCGGTGTGGAAAAAGTCATCCAGGCAATAAAATTCCTGTTCGACCCTGATTCCGGTTTCACAACAAACCCCCAACTCACTTTGCTCATAGAAGAAATTCGTTCCCTGGTGAGGGATGGATATATACCCCGCGTGCGGGTTGTATTGTGTAACAATGGTCTGAAATGGTCTGATGCTGCACAACAACTCATTGAGGGCACCGGACTGCCTGACGACCAGATAGGGTGGGAACATGTAAATCACGATGAACTTGTTCGTTTACTGCAGGCGGCCAAACAAGTTGATGATACGCTTCGACTGGCTGGCAAAGCCATAATCGAGGATTTGGATTATTGTCGGGTCCTCATTGGTAAAATACCTGTACGAGAGATCGAAGTGCTTTTCAACCGGCATGGCGATCTTTTATTGGAGCGAAATGTCCGCCGCTTCCTTGGGCTACAGGGTAACCGAGTGAACCAGGGAATCAATCATACTTTAAGAGCCGCAGCGGAGCGCGAAAACTTTTATTTTTACAACAACGGCATTACACTACTCTGCCGAAAGTTCACATACAATGCACTTCAAGGCGAAAATTACCAAGTGCGCGCCGAGGGGCTTCAGATCATTAATGGGGGACAAACCTGCAAGACCATCCAGAGAACACTCGCTGAACTCGCCGGTGCCGACGCCAACATGGAAAAAGCATTTGTGCTCATACGTCTATACCAGCTTCCAAGCGAATCGGCAGATCTTATTCGCAGTATAACTTTTGCTACCAACAGCCAGAACCCGATCGATCTGCGAGATTTGCGCTCAAACGACTACAAACAGAAAAATTTGGAGACGGCTATCGACGATCTAGGGTTTGTTTATCACCGGCACCGAAGCGAAGCCTCTCTGGGGACTCGTGATATTAGTAGCGCCATAGCAGCCGTAGCGGTATTGTCTGTTTGGAGAGAACGCCCGCATCAGGCAAAATTCTATGGCCGTGAGCATTTTGGAAAACTCTACGATACGATTTTCACAGACAATCTCAACGGAGCGCAGGCGATTATTGCAACTCTCCTGTTTCGCTTTGCTGAAAATAAACGGCGCCGCCCACCCGATGGAACACCGGATTTTGTAGCCTATGCTTCTTGTTTTTTGGCAATGCTGATGGGACGATTTTTACTCAGCGACCTTGGAATCTCTCTTTATCAGCTGGACCACCGCAAGTTCAACAATGCCAAATCTATAGTCGATCAAAACAATGAGGTTTATTATCAAAGAGCTGTCCAAATGATTGGCGATGCGATCCCCCGCTTGTATGGTAATCAGCATGTGTCTTTACAGCGTTTAGCAGCAACTTTCAGGCGAGGCGATCTTCTGGAGGCGCTGGCACAAGGTGAAGGTGGGGCATGA
- the pglZ gene encoding BREX-1 system phosphatase PglZ type B, whose translation MKVVEHLLKSICSAAVYNPDIQVAPACTLWTDRDRQWEAIIPRLQVEIPNLYILGDYHVNARTGPAIWLRCVLAGEITLQVDGASDEGVKERQVRYQTAKDVPIFYLPGVSRQDLRAVESCPDNLKPLAELQYRGVIWSQINGKDWTILAFLKSDQGGLGLDVAKDNDAKNAMQLALSRLMDEDTSLLEGKRLDKNYFNTLLTGGDPIRDLLQWLDNGDAFRAGRDENEWVAFVEVCKSQLGFNPQEEGVLFGAEKLAIHEGPWKAVWERFCEAPARYSNIPNQIRKCKMPLELFSNAQTHGGWPQWNENQEKDLRRALQGLNAIPPHKARELIVELDKSHRERRKLVWVELGESPLALALRHLSILSDITSNPLTAGTSKDLASAYATTGWKADAAVLHSLSFVDSEDDFQAIATAIQSVYLPWIEDSSRYLQEVVEKSGYPGASLPNRKKRPIEKAECILFVDGLRYDLAQQLTEILSRKGLTVSGEISWSALPSVTATGKPAVSPVWEFIEGGEANSDFEPMVKETKQSLKGGYHLKKLLALNGWSVLEKSDSGDGTGLGWCEFGNIDHEGHDRGWKLSRFIDGLLTEIAERVAQLLKAGWKTVRIVTDHGWLLLPGGLPKIELPAALVENKWGRCAVIKPGAVTEERLYPWYWNQNQSIALANGISCYKAGEEYAHGGLSLQECLTMELMVTAGASVSQSPSVEITDIVWKGLRCKIAVDGKFSDLLFDIRIKAGSPEHSVVMTVKPINEKGIGSVVVENEELEGTEASIVLIDKAGELISQGKTIIGGGTD comes from the coding sequence ATGAAAGTAGTTGAGCATCTCCTGAAATCGATCTGTTCTGCTGCCGTCTACAATCCGGACATCCAGGTTGCCCCTGCATGTACGCTCTGGACAGATCGTGACCGCCAATGGGAAGCCATCATTCCGAGACTTCAGGTTGAAATTCCGAATTTATACATACTTGGCGATTACCATGTGAATGCCCGAACCGGGCCTGCCATTTGGCTTCGTTGTGTATTGGCAGGGGAGATTACACTTCAGGTGGATGGCGCATCGGATGAGGGTGTTAAAGAGAGACAGGTTCGCTATCAAACCGCCAAAGATGTTCCCATATTCTACCTTCCCGGTGTCAGTCGGCAGGACCTCAGGGCTGTTGAAAGCTGCCCTGACAACTTGAAACCATTGGCGGAGCTGCAATACAGGGGAGTTATCTGGTCCCAAATCAACGGCAAGGATTGGACCATTCTCGCCTTTTTGAAATCAGATCAGGGCGGACTCGGGCTTGATGTGGCCAAGGACAACGACGCAAAAAATGCCATGCAACTGGCTCTTTCTCGCTTGATGGATGAGGATACCAGCCTTTTAGAGGGTAAGCGACTGGACAAAAACTATTTCAACACCCTTTTGACCGGTGGCGATCCGATACGGGATCTGCTCCAGTGGCTTGATAATGGAGATGCCTTCCGGGCGGGAAGAGATGAAAACGAGTGGGTTGCTTTTGTTGAGGTGTGTAAATCTCAGCTTGGATTTAATCCTCAGGAAGAAGGTGTCCTGTTTGGTGCAGAAAAGCTTGCCATCCATGAAGGACCTTGGAAAGCGGTCTGGGAACGGTTTTGTGAAGCCCCTGCCCGCTATTCGAATATCCCGAATCAGATTCGGAAATGCAAGATGCCATTGGAATTATTTTCCAATGCGCAGACACATGGTGGCTGGCCGCAGTGGAACGAAAATCAGGAAAAGGATCTTAGAAGAGCATTACAGGGCCTGAACGCCATCCCCCCCCACAAGGCGCGTGAGCTAATTGTTGAACTTGATAAATCTCATCGTGAGAGACGGAAGCTGGTATGGGTAGAGCTTGGTGAATCGCCTTTGGCCCTTGCCTTGAGGCACCTCTCGATTCTTTCAGACATTACGTCCAATCCTCTGACCGCAGGCACTTCCAAGGATCTGGCCTCCGCCTATGCCACCACTGGATGGAAGGCGGATGCCGCCGTACTGCATTCACTTTCATTCGTTGATTCCGAGGATGATTTTCAGGCTATAGCAACAGCAATTCAATCCGTATATTTACCATGGATTGAAGACTCTTCGCGCTATTTACAAGAGGTGGTTGAAAAATCCGGGTACCCGGGTGCTTCTTTACCGAACCGCAAAAAGCGACCCATTGAAAAGGCTGAATGCATCCTGTTTGTTGATGGTTTGCGGTACGATTTGGCTCAACAACTTACCGAGATACTATCGAGAAAAGGCCTTACGGTATCGGGAGAGATTTCTTGGAGCGCCCTGCCCAGCGTTACCGCCACAGGTAAACCCGCTGTCTCACCAGTTTGGGAATTCATTGAAGGGGGCGAAGCCAATTCAGATTTCGAGCCGATGGTAAAGGAAACAAAGCAGTCACTCAAGGGCGGTTATCATTTAAAAAAACTTTTAGCCTTAAACGGCTGGTCGGTACTGGAGAAATCGGATTCCGGCGACGGTACTGGACTCGGTTGGTGCGAATTTGGCAATATTGATCATGAGGGACATGATAGGGGCTGGAAACTGTCCAGATTTATCGATGGATTGCTAACGGAAATAGCAGAGCGAGTGGCGCAGCTACTGAAAGCCGGGTGGAAAACTGTAAGGATTGTCACTGATCATGGCTGGCTGCTGCTACCAGGCGGTTTGCCCAAAATCGAATTGCCTGCTGCCCTCGTTGAAAACAAGTGGGGGCGTTGCGCGGTCATCAAGCCGGGAGCCGTTACGGAAGAAAGATTGTACCCTTGGTATTGGAATCAGAACCAGAGCATCGCGCTTGCCAATGGGATCAGTTGTTATAAAGCCGGTGAGGAATATGCCCATGGAGGGCTGAGCCTGCAGGAATGCCTCACAATGGAATTAATGGTAACCGCCGGAGCATCTGTTTCTCAATCACCGTCAGTGGAAATCACCGATATTGTTTGGAAGGGACTCCGGTGCAAAATCGCCGTGGACGGCAAATTTAGTGACCTGCTCTTTGATATCCGAATCAAGGCAGGCAGTCCTGAACATAGTGTGGTGATGACCGTGAAACCCATCAATGAAAAAGGGATCGGTTCGGTTGTCGTTGAAAACGAAGAGCTTGAGGGAACCGAAGCATCAATTGTGCTCATCGATAAAGCAGGCGAACTGATCTCACAGGGAAAGACGATCATTGGCGGAGGTACGGATTAA
- the brxL gene encoding protease Lon-related BREX system protein BrxL yields the protein MEMDHLDNLAASVLDGYLVRKDLVRTFSRQFPVPTYVVEFLLGRYCASIDPEEIEEGLEIVQRQLRARTVKAGEEELFKARAREKGAVKIIDLISARLDAKTDSYLATLPSLQIKDVRISGALVNTHERMLTGGFYAEITLGYDAAIAQEKNGRPFGIEGLREIQLSKHDILDILTEARQQFTTAEWKQFLLRSIGINTEKLSERTQNAFFLRMVPFVERNYNMVELGPRGTGKSHLFQQVSPYAHLISGGKATVAKMFVNNANGRRGLVCQYDVVCFDEVSGISFDQKDGVNIMKGYMESGEFSRGKESIRADGCIVLVGNFDVDVEHQQRIGHLFGPMPQEMRDDTAFMDRIHAYLPGWDVPKINKELLTNHFGLVSDFLSECMSRLRRESRVSVLHNRVLYGGALSGRDTNAVNMTTSGLIKLLYPGQTDEIPDEDLEWAVRIALEARRRVKEQQKRIGAAEFRNTHFSYVFNEEGVEKFVSTPELQSENSIGDDPLEPGQVWTISPGGIDEHAGLFRIEANEGPGSGVKVLNKPVPAPFKESISYAEQNLYSRSVNLVGDKNPRNHEFTVQLRAFDAAKTGAKVGVAALIALCTSILKKSVRGGLIIVGEINLGGSIEPVHNSVTIAEIAIEKGATALLMPVACRRQLFDLSDDMATKVDIQFFSDARDALLKAILD from the coding sequence ATGGAAATGGACCACCTGGATAATCTGGCCGCTTCGGTACTGGATGGATATCTGGTACGCAAGGACCTCGTTAGAACCTTTAGCCGACAGTTTCCGGTCCCGACGTATGTCGTCGAATTCCTTTTAGGAAGATATTGCGCAAGTATCGATCCTGAAGAAATCGAGGAAGGTCTTGAAATCGTACAACGCCAACTACGGGCTCGAACCGTAAAGGCCGGAGAGGAGGAGCTTTTTAAAGCCCGTGCAAGGGAAAAGGGTGCGGTTAAAATAATTGATCTGATCAGCGCCAGGCTGGATGCCAAAACAGACTCCTATCTTGCAACATTGCCAAGCCTGCAGATTAAGGATGTTCGAATCAGCGGAGCATTGGTAAATACTCATGAGCGGATGCTGACAGGCGGATTTTATGCCGAAATTACATTAGGCTATGACGCCGCTATTGCACAGGAAAAAAACGGCCGACCGTTTGGGATAGAGGGGTTGCGCGAGATACAGCTCTCAAAACACGATATTTTGGATATCCTCACGGAGGCTCGCCAGCAGTTTACAACGGCGGAGTGGAAACAGTTTCTTTTGCGCAGTATCGGCATTAATACTGAAAAGCTATCCGAGAGAACCCAAAACGCTTTTTTTCTGCGCATGGTGCCGTTTGTTGAACGCAACTACAATATGGTTGAACTTGGGCCAAGGGGTACCGGGAAAAGTCATTTGTTCCAGCAAGTTTCTCCCTACGCGCATCTGATATCCGGGGGCAAGGCAACAGTGGCGAAAATGTTCGTCAATAATGCCAATGGCCGACGGGGCCTTGTTTGCCAGTATGACGTGGTTTGTTTCGATGAGGTATCAGGTATCTCTTTCGATCAGAAAGACGGCGTCAACATCATGAAGGGATACATGGAATCCGGGGAGTTTAGCCGGGGCAAAGAGTCAATCCGTGCAGATGGCTGTATAGTTCTTGTCGGCAATTTCGATGTTGACGTTGAACATCAACAGCGAATCGGGCACCTTTTTGGCCCGATGCCTCAAGAAATGCGTGATGACACGGCATTTATGGACCGCATCCACGCCTACCTGCCAGGCTGGGATGTGCCAAAGATTAATAAGGAGCTGCTGACGAATCATTTCGGGCTCGTATCAGACTTTCTGTCTGAATGTATGAGCCGCCTCCGGCGTGAAAGTCGTGTATCGGTCCTACACAACCGGGTTTTGTATGGTGGCGCCCTGAGTGGCCGGGACACCAACGCAGTCAATATGACCACAAGCGGGTTGATTAAGTTGCTGTACCCCGGCCAAACCGACGAAATCCCGGATGAAGATTTGGAATGGGCGGTGCGGATAGCGCTCGAAGCCCGAAGACGGGTCAAAGAACAACAAAAGCGGATCGGGGCGGCCGAGTTTCGAAATACCCATTTTTCCTACGTTTTTAATGAAGAGGGAGTCGAAAAATTCGTTTCCACACCTGAATTGCAGAGTGAAAATAGCATTGGTGATGATCCATTGGAGCCTGGCCAGGTATGGACGATCAGCCCAGGCGGAATCGATGAGCATGCGGGGCTTTTCAGGATTGAGGCAAATGAAGGACCCGGCTCAGGGGTTAAAGTTCTCAACAAACCGGTACCTGCCCCGTTCAAAGAGAGCATCAGTTACGCGGAACAAAACCTCTATTCACGGTCTGTGAACCTCGTAGGGGACAAGAATCCGCGAAATCATGAATTCACCGTTCAGTTGCGGGCTTTTGACGCTGCCAAAACAGGGGCAAAAGTCGGAGTTGCCGCTTTGATAGCGCTATGCACATCAATATTGAAAAAAAGCGTCCGTGGCGGGTTGATCATCGTGGGTGAAATCAACCTTGGCGGCTCCATTGAACCAGTCCACAATTCAGTAACCATTGCTGAGATAGCCATTGAAAAGGGTGCTACCGCCCTTTTGATGCCGGTTGCATGCCGACGGCAACTTTTCGATTTGTCCGATGATATGGCCACCAAGGTCGATATCCAATTCTTCTCTGATGCACGGGATGCGCTTTTAAAGGCTATTTTAGACTGA
- a CDS encoding UvrD-helicase domain-containing protein, which translates to MSKKDDLFDSKADEVIAKCVTDVPPTSFFLFAGAGSGKTRSLVECLEVIRDKSGPKFSLNGRRVGVITFTNKACDEIRSRLKYDELFEVSTIHSFAWSLIKSLNHDIKGWLEENLKKEIAELEEKERKGRAGTQASKDRINAITSKRERIANLGQVRKFIYNPDGDNPERNALNHAEVIKITASFLTERPLMQSLLVNRFPILLIDESQDTSRELIEAFFLVQSKLKDRFVLGIIGDMMQRIYTAGKMDLGTNLPEDWETPAKRMNHRSCHRIIKLVNRIRKPVDGQEQRPRSDKGEGYVRFFILPADIEDKPAQEHECCRLMAEVEGDDGWLDPGTNVKTLTLEHRMAARRLGFLDMWDALKDVNRLKTGLRDGSLPGLRFFSHLILPLIKANEKKDSFALTSIVRKNSPLLEKDTLISCKSGQKCQVESAKAAVDSLVELWKDGKSPTFMQVLDSVYQTGLFRIPGVLIPFAKPAEEGAEESQEEDKRDNLVAWRKFLETQFDQIERYSQYVQGEARYDTHQGVKGLEFPRVCVVMDDSESGGFTFSYEQLFGAKQSKTKPKPGKETSIDRTRRLFYVTCSRAEESLALVAYTEDPEAVKKHVLDEGWFKEHEVVVISRNAA; encoded by the coding sequence ATGTCGAAGAAAGATGATCTGTTTGACAGCAAGGCCGATGAAGTGATCGCCAAGTGTGTAACTGATGTACCACCGACAAGCTTCTTTCTGTTCGCAGGGGCGGGGTCTGGAAAGACACGGTCACTTGTGGAATGTCTGGAAGTGATCAGAGATAAATCAGGTCCGAAGTTCAGCCTGAATGGCCGGAGGGTCGGGGTCATAACATTCACGAACAAAGCATGTGATGAGATAAGGAGCCGACTGAAATATGACGAGCTCTTCGAAGTATCGACGATACATAGCTTTGCGTGGTCACTAATCAAAAGCCTGAACCATGATATAAAAGGCTGGCTGGAAGAGAACCTGAAAAAAGAGATCGCTGAGTTAGAGGAGAAGGAACGGAAAGGCAGGGCCGGCACACAAGCCTCGAAAGACAGAATCAATGCGATTACATCAAAGAGAGAGCGTATTGCCAATCTCGGCCAGGTCAGGAAGTTCATATACAATCCTGATGGAGATAATCCAGAGCGTAATGCCCTGAACCATGCGGAAGTCATCAAGATAACAGCAAGCTTCCTTACAGAAAGACCTCTGATGCAGAGCCTGCTCGTCAACCGGTTCCCCATCCTGCTAATCGACGAGAGCCAGGATACGAGCAGGGAGCTTATCGAGGCGTTCTTCCTTGTACAGTCAAAGCTCAAGGACCGCTTCGTTCTTGGTATCATCGGGGACATGATGCAGAGGATATACACGGCAGGAAAGATGGATCTCGGTACGAACCTGCCGGAAGATTGGGAAACACCTGCCAAGAGGATGAACCACAGGTCTTGTCATCGGATAATAAAATTAGTCAACCGGATAAGGAAGCCTGTCGATGGGCAGGAGCAGAGGCCTCGGTCTGACAAAGGGGAAGGATATGTACGGTTCTTCATCCTTCCGGCTGATATAGAGGATAAACCTGCGCAGGAGCATGAGTGTTGCAGACTGATGGCAGAGGTGGAAGGTGATGATGGATGGCTCGATCCTGGTACAAATGTCAAGACACTGACCCTTGAACATCGGATGGCGGCAAGACGGCTCGGTTTCCTTGATATGTGGGATGCGCTGAAGGATGTAAATCGTCTTAAGACAGGGCTAAGGGATGGAAGCCTGCCCGGTCTGAGGTTCTTCTCCCATCTCATCCTGCCATTGATAAAGGCCAATGAGAAGAAGGACAGTTTTGCGCTCACCTCGATCGTCCGGAAGAATTCGCCGCTGCTTGAAAAGGACACACTCATATCATGCAAGTCAGGGCAGAAATGCCAGGTGGAAAGCGCAAAGGCAGCGGTTGATTCCCTGGTCGAACTCTGGAAAGATGGGAAATCCCCTACTTTCATGCAGGTCCTTGATTCAGTGTACCAGACCGGATTGTTCAGGATACCCGGAGTGCTCATTCCATTCGCAAAACCTGCTGAAGAAGGCGCAGAGGAATCACAGGAAGAAGATAAGCGAGACAACCTTGTCGCATGGCGGAAATTCCTTGAGACACAGTTCGACCAGATCGAAAGGTACAGCCAATATGTCCAGGGGGAGGCCCGGTATGATACCCATCAAGGCGTCAAGGGGCTGGAATTCCCTCGTGTCTGCGTCGTGATGGATGATTCAGAGTCTGGCGGATTCACGTTTTCATACGAACAACTGTTCGGTGCCAAACAGAGCAAGACAAAACCGAAGCCAGGCAAGGAAACATCAATCGACCGGACAAGACGTCTGTTCTATGTCACATGCAGCCGTGCTGAAGAGAGCCTTGCACTTGTAGCATATACCGAAGATCCTGAAGCTGTGAAAAAGCATGTGCTCGATGAGGGATGGTTCAAAGAGCATGAGGTTGTGGTGATCTCACGTAATGCGGCATAA